The Amphiura filiformis chromosome 13, Afil_fr2py, whole genome shotgun sequence genome segment ATACTTCCACCATCCATCACAGCCAAATAAAAGGTGTAAATAAAAGGCCTACCATGATGAGAGCTCAGTAGAGAATACAGGAGAATGATAACTATAATTTAGAAAACAAGCTAGAAAAATACAAGCATGTAACATTATGGGTTGGGATCATGGTCGCCGTCGACTCAGTGTTGAGGTCTCGAGCCTTTCAGGAATGTACTAACTTTCAAAATGTCGCAGGACCACCTTGAAATGTTCTTCAGTCGAGTACAAAGACGCCGTGGTTTGAACAATTAAATGGTCTCTGATATGAATATAAACGAAAAACTCCATCATGCCTGCAAAAATGCAACTGTCAGAGCTATTAGAATTCCATGAGCACGCCACATGGCAGGATATGTCACACGACATGTTATTCAAGATTGCATCTCACTTTCAGCCTGCTTACAACCAGGTTAGACATAGTTGATAGGGGTGTTGATTAAACATCGGTATGACGTTTGCAAGATCGTTAAAACAACTGACACGATTCTCAGGTATGGTATGATTCATGTTTCTCGACGAGGTCTATCTATCTATGATTTGGGAGTTTTGTTTTTAACAAGCCTAAGTTGTCGATAATGGAAGATTTGTCAGTTTACGAACATTATATATACAACATAAATTTATCTTGATTAAATAGGATCATAAATGTAACCTACCTGTTGGTATATTGGTAACAATAGGACTTGGTTTTGTGATTAATGAAGTTGGGTGAGCATTAGAATCACCAGCTGTGAATAAAGTGATTTAGAAATACCGGTGGTTAAGGAATCATCGGTACAAACCCAGGGGATATTCCAAGCATGGCAATAATACGATAAACCAGGCTATATTAAATTATATTGCGAGTGGAGTGCTCATGCCAATACATTCTTGCCAAACCCCACCAAGCAATTGAATGCATGAATCCAATACACACACAATTCCattggaagtgattttgagaaaaaaaaacctgtgtatcattttaattccttcagttagatttacctggtcaatatggtaagttgtacgtgcagaTGGGTGGGTtgaactgtattaggtatgacgattatcatttcagggacttcgtggggttcattttaaattttggacttgggtggttttttgaatcatatacaaagacaataatgttggaatgatattaccactagtaagataatacaaaatatgttgatgtatattatgattcatccagtcgtagaaacagaggtgaattataaataaaatactggaattacttacgaattttgcgaattttcatccaatctcattggacttcatctggcaactgcaaatatgctccggtattgatcgtagtcggagactggtcacgtgtcaatcggcaaggaatattgacaaTCGATGAATCCCAGGCGTGCGACAGTTGGAATCGCAGGCCCCCTCGTTTGTTGAGGGATGGCTTCTCCACTCGTTCCCAAATCGCTTCACGAACTCCCCGCTCAAACCACCTCTCTTCACGATCTAGAATGATAACATCCTCCGTATCGATTTGATGTCCGGAAGTTTTGGCATGAGCGTATATAGCAGAGTCCGGTTGCCAGTCAGTAGAACTAGGCCGTCTATGTTGACCAAGACGAGCTTTAAGGGATTGCTTTGTTTCTCCTACATACGCTTCTGTGCAGTCCGAATCCCCACACTTATAACCGTAGACAAGGTTAGACTGTTTGTCTCTGGGGGGCTTATCTTTAACATGCACTAGTTTTCCGCGCAATTTATTTACCGGCTTAAACGCGGTTGTGATGCCGAAGAGTTTATAGATGTTCTTTACTCTTTCAGAGACACCAGCACAATAGGGGATAGTTATCAGTGTTTTGCGAGTGGCTTGTTCAGAGTCTTCATTGGGGGTTAATGGGGCTTTTTTGGCGTCAATTTTTCTTTTGGCCTGCTCAAAGGCCCAGTCCGGGTAACCGCACTTCCTTAAAGCTCCATCAATGTGATCTTTCTCATACGGAATGTTGATTTCTTCGCTTATGATTGTTTCTTCGCGATAGTGGAGAGTGCGTATGACCCCAAGTTTGTGGACGAGTGGGTGGTGCGACCCAAACTGCAGGTAATGATCTGTGTGGGTCGGCTTACGGTAAACTACTGTTGTGAGCTTCCGTTCGTTGTTAATTTGGACATGGCAATGAAGGAATGCAAGTTTGTTGTCCGTGCACTTCTCTTGAGTGAATTTAATATTGTCACTAATACTGTTGATATGTGTGAAGAAATTGTCCTGTTCGTGTCTGTTGATAATCACAAAGGTGTCATCTACGTAGCGTAGCCAAAGTCGTGGAGGTACACCTTGGTATGTCTCTAGTGCATGCTGTTCAAACCATTCCATAACCAAGTTGGCAATAATTGGAGAAATGGGATTTCCCATGGAACAACCATATAATTGTCTATAAAACTGGCCAGTGTTGGAGAAATAGGTTGTATCAAGACACAACTGTTCCGCTTCAATAATATGGTCGATAGTCCAAGTTGTCCTATTTGCCAAGTTGCTGTCTTCCTCTAAACACTGTCTTGTGATCTTAATCGCTTCCGTAGGGGGTATACAGGTGAATAGTGCTGTGACGTCATAAGAGGTAATTATCTCATCATCACCAAGTTCAATGTCTTTAATTGTGTCCACAAAGTCCTGCGTGTTGGTAATGTGATGGGGTGATTTACCAACAATGGGGGACAGAATTTTAGTCAAGTGTTTGGCGAGATTGTATGTCACAGAACCAATGCAACTGACTATAGGCCGAAGGGGGATTGGTTCTGGTTtgtgaatttttggcaagccatagTAAGCAGGAACACTTGGCTCGGTAGGAGGGATGAGATTGTATTTTTCCTTGTCAATAATCGCTCCGTCAGTTTCTAACTTGTTGACAAATTGACAAACCTTCTTTCTATAACCACTTCTAGGATTATAACCGATCCGTTTATAGGTGTTGTTGTCACTTAATAGTTCACTGCACTTACTTCTATAGTCTGTTTCATTAAGTACGCACACACATTTTCCTTTATCAGCGGGGACAATGATAATACTTTTATCCTTTTCCAGATCGTTTAACGCTGCACGTTCCTCTTTGGTTAGATTTGAGGGAGGTTGTTTGCTGTTGCGTAACGTAGAACTAATCCTTTGTCTAAGTTCTTCAGATTTCCCTGGATCTAAATGGGCTTGTTTAATTGCTGATTCTGTAGCTGTTACAATGTCAGCGATTGGGATTTTGTTACTGGTCACTGCATACCCAAGACCTTTACACAACAAGGATGTTTCGTTGTCAGTCAATTGACGATTAGAGAAATTTCTGACCCATTTTTCTTGATTTCCCGTATCGCGTGTACTGGTATTAGCACGCCAGTTTCTGTCCAAATCCGACCTTGATCTCTGTGTTTTATCCTTGAGAATATTAAATTTGTTTGTCTGACGTTGTTTAGTGATCAAATGTTGGGATGTTTGGGCACGTAACAAATTCTTCAACTTGATTGAAAACTTCCGGGGTAGAGCGGTCCGTAGTTTGTTGATAGTTCGTTAAATTTATTAGTGAGCACCGAGATAGTAAAGTTCACGTGTCTTACTCTTTCATTTAGAAGTTTCCTTTCTGCGATCCTTAGGATGTTCTCTGCGCGATGTCCTTTTACGTTGCTCTTGAGTTTAACGCTAACTGGTGTAAATCCGTTATGTAAGCATCTCACATTAAAACGCAAATGGTTCCTCCAATTACCAATTTTCCTTGCCGTTTTCTCCAAATCTCTGCATAATTTTAGGCTATCCGGCCCGAAATTGTCTCTTAAATGTTGATGTATATTATGATTCATCCAGTCGTAGAAACagaggtgaattataaataaaatactggaataacttacgaattttgcgaattttcatccaatctcttTGGACATCAAATCGATACGGAGGATGTTATCATTCTAGATCGTGAAGAGAGGTGGTTTGAGCGAGGAGTTCGTGAAGCGATTTGGGAACGAGTGGAGAAGCCATCCCTCAACAAACGAGGGGGCCTGAGATTCCAACTGTCGCACACCTGGGATTCATCGAttgtcaatattccttgccgattgacacgtgaccagtctccgactacgatcaataccggagcatctttgcagttgccagatgaagtccaatgagattggatgaaaattcgcaaaattcgtaagttattccagtataatacaaaataaagcacacagttatgtataatgttgataagcattctgctatgtaatataaaccacacactttccttgattaaacccattttgtttttcaaaagtcactctccagcaatgaagatgttacaagtggacttttatacatactggatttcaatcaatgtgttacaagactcaggtcatggacttgggttgattctttcatacatgctatttttcacatgctcaacagacacagaggatgaatttgagttgttctttcaaacatatgacaggcctatgtatagcaacactttcccatgcttaactcaatttggccaaagtatggacttgggtggcttttgtattcatatattcaattttaccGTCCCACCAGAGCTCATAATTTTGCACAGCCCTAtgcattattataattatattcttaaaTGATACATTTTAGTTACGTTGCATGAACCGCGTGACATCAGTATGGATCAtattaataattagactttcctatgtatacttttttatgttcaatatccttgaatgtcttttatatattgatatataGTAATCGCACCTCTCTAATacacacaaaattacatgagGTCTATCTATCTATGGTTTGGGTATTTTGTTTTCAACAAGCCCAAGTTGTCGATAATTAaagatttgtcatttttttacgAACATTACATATAACACTTAAAATTATTTACATTGTTCTgaaacaaatccagtaaaataggtgatgttgacatacctcaatgacgtttcgtgctgtatcattgcactttctcaaattgaatgaccagctttgaccttagacgtctgttgcttcctgttggtagctgacgtagggggcgctgttagtagctgatcatagtgtgcggaaggaagtagtttccacaatccctgttgagagtgttagcctgccccctctgtcgtatccaaattgattcctttatatgccttctttttctgttggtttcattgaggtatgtcaacatcacctattttactggatttgttttagaacaatgtaaataattttcaatggacaatcctgaGGAATCTATTTGCGGATTACATATAACACATAAATTTATCTTGATTAAATAGGATCATAAATGTAACCTACCTGTTGGTATATTGGTAATTACAGGACTTGGTTTTGTGATCAATGAAGTTGGGTGAGCATTAGAATCACCAACTGTGAATAAAGTGTTTTAGAAAATACCGGTGGTTAAGGAATCATCGGTACAAACCCAAGAGATATTCCAAGCATGGCAATAATACGATAAACCAGTAGGGGGCCTATATTAAATTATATTGCGAGTGGAGTGCTCATACCAATAAATTCTTGCCAAACCCCACCAAGCAATAAtagaatacatgaatccaaaacacacacacacgtccatgggaagtgattttgagaaaaaaacctgtgtatcattttaattccttcagttagatttacctggtcaatatggtaagttgtacgtgcagatggatgggttaaactgtattaggtatgacgattagcatttcagggacttcgtggggttcattttaaattctggacttgggtggttttttgaatcatatacaaagagaataatgttggaatgatattaccactagtaagataataccaaaaaaaagcacacagttatgtataatgttgataagcattctgccatgtaatataaaccacacactttccttgattaaacccattttgtttcaatagtcactctccagcaatgaagatgttacaagtggacttttatacatactggatttcaatcaatgtgttacaagactcaggtcatggacttgggttgagtctttcatacatgctatttttcacatgctcaatagacacagaggatgaatttgagttgttctttcaaacatatgacaggcctatgtatagcaacactttcccatgcttaactcaatttggccaaagtatggacttgggtggcttttgtattcatatattcaattttaccGTCCCACCAGAgctcataatttttgcacagcccctatgcattattataattatattcttaaaATGATACATTTTAGTTACGTTGCATGAACCGCGTGACATCAGTATGGATCAtattaataattagactttcctatgtatactttttatgttcaatatccttgaatgtcttttatatattgatatacagtaagccaaaacattaaggtaccagttgtgttcaccccagtatatcctaaataaagacaaatatgtcaaaattaaaacaaacagctaatacctgaactctttagctctgattcaagacttTATTTGTTGTAATTGGcttagaattaaagaaacggtgatctaaaacctaagacgaaatcaaaagttacacttttgtgttctaatcaatgaaagcatgtcgctagttttaacgtgctaatcaatggaagcacggggctagttcccttgttcgtgaacgctttgtgtacaaatcaatagcgcatgcaatggaagaaactgcaacttttaaataggCACCTTCCTTGGTGTTTTGGATtgctgtgtctttatttcttgaacaatttcaacgaatgaggtcttaaattcgagctaacagatgccgctattggctgctggttccaataattatgacatatctgtctttgtttaggataaaaGGGGGTAAAcagaactggtaccttaattttttggcttactgtatagtaaTCGCACCTCTCTAATACACACAAAAGTACATTTCTCACCGCAATATTCACGTCGATTTAAAAGTTGGTCGAGTTCAGCCTTGTTCCAGTTATGCTGCATAGTAAATGGACCCGGATCATCTACAAACCACAGGTCACCATTTTTATACCCATCTTTCTTTGTACACATTTGGTCAAAATCAGGTGTAACAACGCGATGACAAAAACATATCTCGTTGTACGGAAGAGACCATCTCAAAGTACCACCCCTTGCTGGATCTGGTCTTCTTCTCAGAATGCAGAAATGGCTGTGCACTACAACTAAATGACCTGGTTTgaaaatgacacacacacaaggaAAATGTTAGGCCTGTATTgcgctattcaagttgaaatccatacctctcctgtggaagatattgcctTTAAAGGGATCAGCCAGTCATGTTATGATTTGCCCTATTATCATTGTTTATGAATTAATAAACATAACTGGTTCGTTTAAAGTACAGAAAACCGCTCCACCAAGCGACAAAGAAAACTTTTGACGTGGCCAGGGGTCAAAGTATATGTTTCAGGTCAAGATAATACAGATCATGACGCACTACAGTGCTCTTCAAATTCACAGTGAATCTAAAAGTCCAAGAATTCTTATTTTAATAATCGTTTTATTCTAAGCCAAAGGGGAAACCTTTGTTGCTAGTGATTGAAATTTTTACTACATTCAACACCATGCCTGTTTTAAAATTCACTTCATGTTTCTAAcgcatttgagaaataatgttgatatgtaaaatgggaataagtagTTCCTGAtctcttttatcatgttttatgACTTGATGAACTTAATGACATTTAGTGCTCCACAAAACGAAtgggttaaaatgcttctattttcaatgttgagctatattttgcctttttaAATAGCAACAATGTTTTTCAGAAATTAATGGTGATTGAATGGGTTCTGTTGCAACTAGTGCTGGCTTAACCCCTTACTGTTCATATTTTAACTGGCCTACAAGTATAGAAACCaaattgatttcatcatcacccaACTAGACAACCTGAAAACCTTTACAAACTTACAGACCATTTTATTGTTTGGATTATCCATTATGTACTCCTCCATGCAGTGTGTAAAAAAAAGCCCGTCCGCATGTCCAACAGCGACTTTGTTTTCGGCTGTGCTAAAATCGACAAAATAAGTAATTTCTGATCTTCCGTTTGGCCTTTTAAAGCCACAATTGCAAATTTTCTCGCGCGCACATTCCGGTAAAGTCAATTTGGTAGTTGAATGATTTGCAAATTTGGGtatatccttcgtgtaagagaataccacgATAATcttgaccctaaccctaactctaatacTATTAGTATTTCGGGTCTCTAATGATAAACCCAAATTTGCATGATTTTGAGTTTATTGATGTTTTAGTAATCCTACTCCTATTACCAAGTTGTAACGCGTCTCCGATGTTTTCCTCGTCATACGATTTATCCATCCCTTCGTCTTCATGGGCTGATGTATGGACACACCCTTGTATTTTCTTCTTGATGCTGTATATCTTCTTAGCTTCAGTGTGACCTGTGCCAACATTACTTTTACTATTTTGAGAGATATTTCCAAAGAAAGACTAAGATCATGGGCTTGAGACAGAAGTACGAAAATTATGCTTACCTTTTATGATGATCATAATAAGATAAATCAGAATGTACGTTTTAAATTCCATCACGATATCTTTAGTCTTCGACTccgcgaaataaaatgacaattttcaaCCTCCGcaatttaaaaatgaataaatatattgAGGTAATTATCTAATTTACTCTGAATGCAATGAGCCAAATCAACCAATAGTTGCTAATTGCAAAATACGTTTATGATGATGAACACCCATCTTGAAGATTACTGTATTTGCTCTGGTTTCCATGGTATCTCTCATGCTTGAATGGCTTTTAATTAAGCGAAGACGAATTAAAACTAAATTGCCAGtggttgtgaatactctcaatcatatGGGAATCGTAAACGAGATTCTCCAACATACCTTaaagcaaccaacgttgcggccagtaccactgaccttcagctgggttgtgatgttaaacaccttgactCACAATGACACCACCATTTGACGTCATTTGGCGAGGTAGAGTTGTGATGGTTCTGTCCTAGGCGTGTGGATAGGAGAGATTGTTTTTGAGTCCTCCACTACGGTTGTAGTTCCCCATAATAGGCAGCTATGGTAATTAAACAGATATGGTATTCACAACAAGATATATGCATGGATCAGTAGCTTTCTCAAGCATCGTGTCCAGAGGGTCGTAGTCGGTGGTGAACACTCGATATGGACCAACGTTGCTTCGGGCGTCCCTCAGGGCACGGTGCTTGTACCGCTACTGTTCCTTGCATACATAAATGATCTCCCAGACAACATAAATTCCCCAGTCCGTCTATTTGCTGACGACTGTGTGTTATAATCGAGATATACAAAATCAATTTGATGCAGATGCACTGCAACAAGACCTGAACACACTCATAAAATGGGAAAAAGATTGGCAAATGTATTTCAACCCGGAGAATTGTTTTATCATGAGACTCACACATAAAAGATCTATGTTCCATTTTGACTACACACTGGGGAATTCTATCTTGCAGACAACAAATAGCCAC includes the following:
- the LOC140167395 gene encoding uncharacterized protein, with amino-acid sequence MQRFGENGLGYAVTSNKIPIADIVTATESAIKQAHLDPGKSEELRQRISSTLRNSKQPPSNLTKEERAALNDLEKDKSIIIVPADKGKCVCVLNETDYRSKCSELLSDNNTYKRIGYNPRSGYRKKVCQFVNKLETDGAIIDKEKYNLIPPTEPSVPAYYGLPKIHKPEPIPLRPIVSCIGSVTYNLAKHLTKILSPIVGKSPHHITNTQDFVDTIKDIELGDDEIITSYDVTALFTCIPPTEAIKITRQCLEEDSNLANRTTWTIDHIIEAEQLCLDTTYFSNTGQFYRQLYGCSMGNPISPIIANLVMEWFEQHALETYQGVPPRLWLRYVDDTFVIINRHEQDNFFTHINSISDNIKFTQEKCTDNKLAFLHCHVQINNERKLTTVVYRKPTHTDHYLQFGSHHPLVHKLGVIRTLHYREETIISEEINIPYEKDHIDGALRKCGYPDWAFEQAKRKIDAKKAPLTPNEDSEQATRKTLITIPYCAGVSERVKNIYKLFGITTAFKPVNKLRGKLVHVKDKPPRDKQSNLVYGYKCGDSDCTEAYVGETKQSLKARLGQHRRPSSTDWQPDSAIYAHAKTSGHQIDTEDVIILDREERWFERGVREAIWERVEKPSLNKRGAGDSNAHPTSLITKPSPIVTNIPTASECYYDAFGRDYRGLVNQTIDGMECQSWTAQIPYKHFNTPENYPYAGLGEHKYCRNPDEAPNGPWCYTSDPETPWAYCPVSNCSKSMRMGLSDQATEGTFEWSDGSQVNYTNWHYSPAQPDNDGGAEDCVYFYNYETGVT